The Aspergillus luchuensis IFO 4308 DNA, chromosome 4, nearly complete sequence DNA window TATCCGAGCTGGCTCCATAATAACCGATGGCACCTCCAGTGGATGTATGGGTTCGAGCAGTCGATTCGGTTGACTGCGGCAATTGAAATACGGAGTTTCTGGAGACCATTGAACAAGTACTCCCTTGCTAAGAGCATAGATAATTTCGCGTTATGTACAGTTCAATTGGGATCCTAGTCATGCCTGGCATCAGAATGAATGCTTTCATTGCTTCGGCTCTTCTGCTGGCTACTGGAAGCGGAGTCAATGGCCTCGAGTTTGAAATTCCATCGTCAGCTCCAGCAAACTCCAGTGGTCAGCTAGACGCTGCTCCTGTGGGCGTTTCGTACGTCGAATTGTTCTACTGCATGAGATCTGATTTCTGACTCCAATAAGATTCGAGTTTTTCGCCTTCCCAGAGTACTTCCAGCAACTACCCTTGACAAATTCTTGTTTGGGACAACTGCACGATGCATCGGGATCTTACTCGCCCATTCGAATTGGAGGCACAACGCAGTGAGATAACCGCGGCGTCTTCGTACTGCAAGTTATCGTACTAAGTCTTCTACAAGAGACCGCGCGACCTACAATGCCTCTTTATCGTCAGCAGTCTCATACAGCGTTGACTCGCCGGATGATGCACCAGAGACACTCACATTTGGTGACTCATTCATGGAAATAGCTGGTTCTTATGAAGGATCAGTGACCATTGGTATGCCATTGATAGCAAACATAATTGAATCGCGAGTTCCCTTACCGGGCTCATAGCAAGAATGCTGATATACGCTCAGGGCTCAATAGACGGCTGGACAATATCGACAATACAATTGCCGCAGCAAAGGTCGCCAAATCAGAGGTTGCTACTCTTTATGCTATTGAGCTTGGAAACGAACCGAACTGTACGTTCACTGTATGTACTTACTTTCGGAATAGGCGCGCTAACTCTTGTCAGTCTTCACTTCAAGTGATCCAATCGCGGATGGCCAGTCATGGACGGCTGCAGCTGACGCAGCTTCGCAGGTCTTGTGGCAAGCATCTGTAGGCAGTGCTTTGGACAAAACGTCATTCGCCCAAGCtggtgtcttcttcggcgtgGGTACATTCAATGTGAGCAATTTAGCccagaaagaggaagaagccgatACCACCCAATACGTGCGCTCTTTCTGCCACCATTACTATCCGCAATCAGCATCTACCGCGGACCTAGATGAATTGATGAGCCATACCGAGATTGTGGAGGGAGTGGCAGAGTTCCAGAGCCAAGTAGTGGCTGCACAGGAGCTCGACAAAGATTTTGTCATGGGAGAAACAAACTCGGGTATGTCTCGCCCAGCACGTGCCTGACCAAATGCTAAATAACGCCAGCGaccggtggaggtggtggtattAGCCCTACCTTCGGTGCCGGGCTTTGGATCCTGGACTACGTCATGCAAGCCACCATTCTAGGTGTTAAAGTAGGCCTACCTGCCATCAACTCCGGATCTAGAATGAGCCTTTTGATCTGACTTTGACAGCAATTATTCTTCCACCAAGGAACAATTGGCAACTGTACGTATCTCATGTTGTTGCTTATGTCTGGTTGGCGCAAGTTAACCCATGGTACAGGCCCGTATTGCTGGTGGGACGAATCGGTGAATGCGCCATTCTACGGCGCCTATACCGCCGCCCTTGCCCTCTCTGGTGCCTCCAAAGCCGCCCAGCTAGACACCGGGAATAGCCGGTTCGCAGCATACGCCTTCTACGATAGCAGTGACCAGCCCGTTCGTGTACTGCTGTACAACTCGGAGTATTATACCTCAGGGACACGGAGCAGCGTGAGCGTGACACTGAGTGGCATTCCCTCGACATCCCCTTCCGTATCCGCATTGCGATTAACTGGAGACGCCGCAACAACGACCGTCGGGGAGGGGGCGATCACCGTCGGAGGACAGACTTTTGCGAACGCGACATGCGAATTACAGGGCACAAAGGATATGGAGACGACGCAAGCAACAGCAGGACGGGCGACATTCACTGTCCAGGCATCTGAGGCGTTGCTTATTTATGTGTAATCTGAAAGAAGCACAAGCAGCGTTAGGCCCGGTCGTATCAGATAAGATTGGAATGCACGGGACAAACCAAGCTGGGCCTGCTAGGGGTAATCCCGGGTCTAGCCAGTTCCCTAAAAACATAGCCGGAATTCCGCTTGGCTCGGCTCAGCCGAGAAATGACCGGGTCTACCGTTCTGCCAGTCACCTCACCGCCCATTTCAGACCACGCCCAGCCTCATCTTGATCAAGcgttttttttataaaagtgcATATTATAAGCATGAGAATATGCACTTTTTATGAAAGTAGAAGACTTCATCGTGGTCAAATTAGAAAAGGGTTGTTCCCGTTGTTAGCGGTAGGCCACGCGGAGTTAGTTCATGTCATGCCGAGCTGTAAGCCCGAGAACGAACTTTTTACACTTTCGCGCTCCGAAAAGGCGAACTCTGGTCTCGGAATTCGATCATTACCCTATTGGGATAATTTCCCGGGTTCGCCGTTGCCGACTTTTGATAGCGATCAGTGAGCCACCAGTGGAAAATGGTTGCGATGGGTACCAGGCTGATCATGGACTCTTTTAAATCTGCCCATCGCGCCTCTGGGCCTCCTTGGCGTCGGATGGCATCATATTCTTATCAGTTGTGgttttccctctttccttcgCTACCCTTACCATTCCTCCTCACACGTCGGCCTTACGTCCTTGTACTCGGGCCACAGTATGAGCTCCGACAAAGTCCAGATGGCCGAGGCTGGCGACAAGGCTGAGGCTCCTCCTGCGGCCGTCTCTTTCTTTGATCCTGCACTTAAAGCTGCTCGTCGCAGCGTGTTCTTCCAGTGGGGCCGGACAGGTTAGTGCTAAACCCTTAAAACTATTGTTATTCTTTCtctaattttaaatatacaGTTTTACTGCTCTGTGTCTTCATCCTTTGCATTCTATCCCTGTTCTGGGCCGTACAGTTTCAGGCGGAGTCCCGGTTTCCTGCTCTAACTGTTTGGGTCGTCGACTTTGATGGCCAGCTGGAGCCCTACCGAAATGAGACTCCGATTGTGGGCCCTGCCGTGACTGACGTCGTGAACCAGATACTTGACTCGAGCAGCGAGCATCTAGGTTACACGATCAAGTCTCCTGCAGAGTTCAATAATGACCCCTGGGCTGTGCGCCAGTCGGTGTACGACGAGCACGCTTATGCAGCTGTTATTGTCAACTCTAATGCCACTGCTCTTCTTCGCAACGCTGTCACTAACGGAAACTCGTCCTACGACCCCTACGGTGCGGCGGAGTTCGTCATGATCAGTGCACGCGATCCGACCACATATTACAACTACATCATCCCCTTTTTATCCGATCTAGACTTGGCCGTCCGGTCGTACTTCGGACCGCGCTGGATACAGACCGTCGCGCAGGAAGGGTACAACATCAGCAAAGTGCCACAGGCCATCAACCCGGCAATTGGATTCACCTCCATTGACCTTCGACCCTTCGCGCCCGCCGTCATCACTCCTGCCGTGAGCATCGGTCTCATCTATCTGATCATTCttgccttcttcaacaccccgTTCATGATGCCCATACACATCCAATTCATCAAGGGCAACCATCCTCCGCTGAAAATCCCACAGTGGCTCCTGTGGCGCATCCTGTCCAACATTGGCACATACTTCTGCCTATCGCTCTTCTACTCCTTCGTGTCACTGGCCTTCCAGATCCCATTTACCAATCCCTCCGCACCCGACACTCAGTccgccaacaaccccaaTGCCTACGGCCATGGGTCCTTTGTTGTTTACTGGATGCTGAATTGGGTGGGAATGTGCGCTCTCGGTTTCCCATGTGAGAACATGGCTATGATCATCGGTCTCCCTTGGAGTGCgctctttctcatcttctgggTGATCACCAATGTGGCCACTGGATTCTATGCTCTGGACCTGGCACCAGGTTTCTTCAGATGGGGTTACGCCTGGCCTCTTCACAGAAGTAAGTTGTTCCCTCATCTATCCCAGTCAACCAAGCTAATATATGGTAGTCGTCGAGGCACTCCGCACCATTCTCTTCGATACGCATTCTCGCATCGGGCTTGACTTCGGTGTTCTTTTCGCCTGGGTCGCGTTCTCAATCTGTTTGTTCCCATTCGCTGCAGCGTTTATGAACTGGAAGGTCAAGCGGGGTTGGGCGTGAAAGGCTCATACACTAGCCCCGGGTATCAAAAGCAATAGACTGTTCTGATGTTGTTTGGCGAGCATACATAGAGATTCTTGATTTCGGCATGGTATCCTCTTGCTAATACGGTCCTCGGGAATAATGTGGATGTGGGTTATTATTAGGGGATTTCGGTTCTTGGATATACTTTTACTAGATATTGTAGACACTTATAGAGCCATAATAGTTATGTCTTTCGGTTCAATGCATGTCATGATAATAAGTTGCTATACTTGGCTGGGCTATTCTATTGCTATACACCACGTGGTTTAGTTCCACTGAGGAAACGATACTGGGCTTCGTGTATATTGCAattgtctttttttgttgCATTGCCAGAATCTTCCCCAATGATaacaaaaaggaaaggctaaaaatataataagaattcaagagagagggaaacaGTTACTCATAAGCTGTATCCCAATCGCACAATCATGGATATCACGTGATTTCTGATTACGGAAgtccaaaaaagaaatgtcCCGAGGGAGGTTCGAACTCCCGGCCTTGGGATCGCATGGAAGTTATGCTTCCACGTCATACTGTAGTATGAGACCCACgtgataaccaactacaccatcgaGACGAGTTGTTGAAAACCGCAAGACCTATTTGGCCTATATCCCGCGCATGCTGGCTTAAAAGAGACTATTTGTAAGAATGGCTTGGGATgtgggttttcttttttttttccggtGGTTTATGTTTAGTAATTGGCTTTAGTATGATGTTTTATTACTTATGTATATGTGGGAATATGTTGTATCTTGGTGTTTCTTATCGTTTTTGGTCGATGGTGGAAATCGTTGTCTTGTATcggttatatatatatatagttccGCTACTAGTATCATACAAAATGATACTATCCATACCACGAACTTGATAGTAAAATCCGAGGATTGAAGCTTCAATCGCCTAGCCCGAGCCATCACGATCAGGTTAAATAACAAGGGGAATGAAAACCATGATTCTACTAATACTGCATTCTTTACAGTGCCAATAGACACCGAGACGCAGAAAGTAATGATCTTGTCGCATACAATTCATATCGACACATCCTCAATAACAGTGTAACTTGATATTGATGGATGCGAGCTTTATAGCAATAAAGGCTCTGCTAATATGTATCTGTTATGTTAGGATTATTCACAAGTATATAGCACGCCATGGAATGCATCGATGCAGGGCAGAATATAGACCGAGAAAGTTAGCGGAGTGTTTTCAGAACCCCATTGCAATGCTGGTTAAGATATATCTGAGAAGCTAGTCAAACAAATCGGATACCTCTGAAGCCTTTGGAAGTCGAATTCAAGGTGGTGTGCCGTAATCATTATTCTAATCACTAGCTATGTGGCCAACATTGGAAACAGGGTGTCTGTATTTTCAGTTCGGTACTGAACAGCAAAATTCAGGTCAATTGCCTCGCCGGGTTCATATGGTCCTTTTACCCGAGAGGGTCGTGAAGGAGCTCTTATCCCTTTATTGTGCACCATCAATCCTGCATATGGAAGAAAACACCCTGGCAGCAATACGTTTCAGACGTCAAGGGGGCCGGACCGCCAAGTGTGGGGTTAAAGGATGACACCAATTTCCTTCGATAGAGACAACAAATATGTGATAACGACCTTTCCCGTGCGCCAATGTTTCGCTAGTGCTTATCATTATCGGGTGACCAATAGTTACACAATCAAGGCTGCCATATTACCGAATTCAGCGGCGTACCCCCATGATCCTTCCCTAACGTGACTTCTTCGACAGGGTCGTACGACGTATTCGCTTGTACGACAATAAGCATTGTTTTCGAAGCTACTAGGGCCAGACTGGCATCGAATCCTCAACCTGGATAAAGCACCATAACCGCCAAGCAAGGGGGCTGGGCAATAGTTTACCACCGGTCATTTCTTACTAACTTCCACTTTCTTAGGATTGAGCGGCGAGAGCCGAGGACGGCCGTCACCATATGAGCGGACTAGTAAGATTGCCTTCCAGGCGTCCAATGTGAGCATGTACCTAAAACCGCACCGCAGCATGACGTCTCCACGCTAGTAAACAACAGTCTCTCCAACGGCCCATATTCAGAGATTGGTGGACATGTCACAGAAATCCCTGGGGTTATCGCACCATAGACCCCCAGCAATGGCGGAGCGGCCGCATTAGTTCATATACCGGCTGTTTCCTTCCTATTGACATTTCGTAGAGTTCTCCCAGCCATCACATCTTCGCCTTTTAGCTGCCTGCCACACATATAACCCCCCTAGAATTGATATAGGTATGGCGCACAGTGCAAATCTTCCAGACACCCGCCCTATCAGATATGACATCCTCATAATAGGAGCTGGGTTTTCGGGAATATTTATGTTATATCACCTTCGCAAACTAGGCTATTCATGCCGGATCTACGAAACAGGGACGGAATTAGGAGGGACATGGGCAAATCATATCTATCCAGGTGTAAGGGTCGACTCAGAAAGCTGGATTTATCAGCTGTCTATGCCGGAGGTTTGGGAGGATTGGTCTTGGAGCGAAGTTTACCCCTCCGGCCAGGAGCTGCGTCGGTATTTTGCCCATGTCGATAAAAAGCTTCATATCAAGAAAGATGTGGACTTCCAGTCCAAGGTAGTGAAGGCACAGTTCGTCCGAGAAAAGAGCTGTTGGCGCACCGAAACGGAGGATGGTCGAGTCACCGAATCCCAATTTCTCCTACCATGTACAGGACTTGCATCGAAGAGCTACACGCCTACTTTTCCTGGGATGGAGAACTTCAAGGGCGAGATATATCACTCTGAACACTGGCCAGAGGAGAACGTTAATAGTCAAGGCAAGAAAGTGGCAGTGATAGGCACGGGCTCAGCAGGAGTTCAGATTATCCAAGAGTGGGCAAAAGAAGCAGGCACTTTGACGGTGTTTCAGAGAACACCCAACCTGGCTTTGCCCATGCGACAGCTTCAATTTCCCCAACACCAGGAGGTCATCAGGTCCATGTATCCGCACGTCTTTCGGGACCGTGGTAAGACCTTTGCGGGCTATGTAGCAATGCAAGTACCCAAACGGACATTTGACGTTTCACCCGAGGAGCGTGAGGCTTTTTATGAATATGCATGGAAAAAGGGCGGTTTTCATTTCATTATTGGAACATATATCGATAATTTGACCGACCTGCAAGCAAACCGTGCCTTGTACGACTTCTGGGCTCAAATGACGCGTTCGAGAATCCTCGACCCCAGAAAGCGGGACCTCCTGGCACCATTGGATCCACCACATCCTATTGGAGCGAAACGATCGTCACTGGAATTGAATTACTATGAAGTATTCAACCAGCCGAATGTCCACCTAGTCAATGTGCGCGAGGATAAGATTGTTGAATTCCGGCCCCACGGTATTGTCACGAGCAGTGGAGCCTACCATGAGCTTGACGCGGTCGCATTGGCAACTGGGTTTGATGGTTTGACAGGGAGCTTGACCAACTTAGGTCTTCGAAACACGGAGGGCATATCTCTGAaggaggaatggaaggatggcGCAAAAACATACCTGGGTCTGACGCTTAGCGGATACCCCAATCTGTTCTACATGTGCGGAGTGCATGGACCGAGCGCACTTAGCAATGTACCCTCAACTATTGAAGTACAGGGCCAGATTATCATCGATACAATCCAGAGAATGCGGGCCAATCGACTGGCATCTCTCGAGGCTACATCAGAGGCAGCAGACTCATGGACAAAATGGGCGGATGAAATCGCTAACGCGACACTGTTTACTCGGGCGGACTCTTGGTATATGGGCGCCAATATACCGGGGAAGAAGCGGCAGATGCTTAATTTTTGTGGTGGAATACCAGCATACAAACAGGCTTGTACAGAGGCTCTGGAGAATTGGAAGGGGTTCAAGACTGTACAGATGGCGAATCTCTGAGGAAATTTGGGAAGACTTCATGCGGATTTCTTGGCAAGTGAACGTGAGATCAACTGTCCTTTGCGAGTCAGCCCAGGCTGTCAACCCTTCTTCCAAACGCAATGAAAGTACGAGCGGCAGAGTTTGGTCTCTACAGAAATTACAGAGCATCTAGCCCTGCTTTAGTTGGGAGATGGGTAAACTCTTCCCGACTAACTTTCTATTGGGGGATCGGCAATAAGATGGTACCAACCAAAACACATATTGAAGACCAATAATTTGACTCTGTTAATCATCGATCGAATGGATCCTCGGGGAAAAGCATGGGTTCCTCTGGTGTGTCTTGCGGGATGATCAACCGAAACATCATGGCTATAGTACGTGCAGGCGGCGGCAGATATGACACTTCTAGGACCTAGGGTGAAAGGAACTAAGCTATAGTGGCAAGGAAATGGAAATCATAGGCCAGGGAAGCTATTTCCTCGGAGGATGGATTGACGAGACATTTCCGGAATCAAATGGGCTAGAAACAATGCATTGATTCATATGCGGCTGACTCGCACGATTTTTCCATTAATTAACTAGTGTGATAGACTGCTAGTCAGCTACCCAAGAGCTCCACTAGACCGAGAGCTGaatttgtttgcttttttttttgttttatttttttctttcattttctttattttttattttttatttttttttcttcattgAATTTcacttcttctcatcctAGCCCATTTCTCCAATTGCAACAATGGCCTTGTCGGGGCGTGGCCTGAGGTTTCTGCAGGCCTCCCATGCCCGACCACGTGTACTTCCAGAagcatcatctcctctttccttccctctttcgCTTTACCTCGATAGGCCAACAATCAGGAACCTCTCTCCACACCGACCACACATATTGTATTCTAGTTCACGGCCTGCACCGCACACCAAACACACTTTTCGGCGTGCAGCCTCGGGTTTGAAGCAATAGATGGCCGTTGGTTTAAGCTGACCTGCAACTACTTATACGCTATGTCCATACGGCGATCAGGCATCCCCGAAAGAGCTATTAAGTTAACTGGGCCCGCTGTCACTGACATCCTGCCTTCATTGGTAGCTTCCAGGTGTGTCGGTGGATCATGTTGTTCAGCCTTAGGAAGCGATATTTACctctaaaaaaaaaagacctCATAACAGCAACCTTCGGATTTACCTGCCCGAAATTCACAGTAGGAGACATGTtagtggaaaaagaaatggccTTTTGACCCCGGTTGATATTGGCTGACTGAAGATAAGCAGCAAAAGAAATATGGAACTAGTAGAGGTTTAAATCAACTCCTGCCGACATTAGAAATCATCAGAACCCAGCGGAAGCCGAATATATCCAGCCAAATGCGACAATCTCTTTCCCAGATGCACGAGGTCCACTTGAGCTGCTACACCCCTCTTTGGGAATACCTCCGAAATTCTCCAGCACACTCTCACATTAAGTATCCCCAGGAATACGCCAGTCTTTCTAGCCTACACGTTCAAAAGCTAACCGCTGCTCGCAGGATGGAGTGTGCAGCTCTAGCAATGCAGAGTATGAAATGTCCGGTTTGCCGGAAGAACAGACTAATTTTATATCCAAGCAACATGAGGAAATAAATGTATACGGTATACAAAGGTATCTATTACACCATAGGCAACATATATCCAATAGGCATGCATTTTATAAGCGCCATCTCTTCAGATACTACACTCTATTATTCCATTAATGCGGAAACCATTTTGTTCGTCCTTCGACAATTACGACATGCACCCTGAGATGTATTAGCCCAAGGCTGCTAGCGCCTTTCATCAACGAAAAGTAAGATGGGAATCGTCCCGTCATCCGGGATTATGGGAATAACTATTGACACACTTATGCAGCCACCCTGGGTCTCAGTTGCGGTGTGCAATGACATTGCAGTACCATGACAAGCCTCCTGCACCCGTCACTTCAGCTGAAACGGAAGCTGAGTCAAGTGTTCAGGCCGCGTTCTCCGAAACTCATCACGCAGTAGCCGCTGCATTACCGATCCTGGGAATTTTACCATGACCCTAGAAATGCTTAGTCTTATTGACTGAATATACCAGCATAAGAGATCATTGGATAGATGTAGCCTGCCCAAGAATTGATTTGCGGCAGGTATGTTGCCTGCGAGTGGTATTCTTTCAAAAAGAACCCTCACCGGTGCATAATTCACCTTCAGATCTTCAAACAATCTATTCCAAATCATCGTGATCGAACTTTCGTGACGAGGTCATTAGGATTCTGGCATGCAGACGAGCCCGGGAGCGGCGATCTCTATGGATCTGACTTCCATGACACTGTGCTTGTGCTGGCCTCGCTCGGGTTTCCGCAACAGGCAAAGCCTGTCAAGGATTACCCTTCCATACTCATCTGCAAGATGCATATGGCGCTAATTATGTATTAGAAGCACACTTGAACACCAGCTCAGCTACTAGCGCTTCTGCCCCCGCCCCCGCCCCTTTCAATTGTAAGGATGCCCTATAGCTCGGAACATAAAGCGCACTAACCGGCTCGGTATGGCTTGCCGTCTTTCAGTGTGAGCCAAGATCTACTTAGCGTTCCTATTTCGCAGGTAGACATATATCCGTCCATCACCACCTCGTTCAAACGGCACACGTGCATTCCCCTGTTTGACTCACCATCAACCTACGCACCAGCTATGTCCAGTCCATCGCCTTCCAGTGATCAACCTCAATCTCGCAATCGTCCTGGCTCTGCATGCGCGGAATGCCGTCGCCGAAAGATGCGTTGTGACGGGAAGCATCCTCAATGCATTAATTGTTCTAACGCGGGCATAACATGTGTCTTTAACCCGCAGCCTTCCCGCCGGGGTCCCAAGAAAGGCCATCTGAAAACCTTGCAGGTGCGCATCGGTGAGTAGTATGCTCTACTCTGTAAAATATCAACAGAGACTTATGTGAATAGCGAATCTCGAGAATATACTGTTTGGACAGACACAAGATCCCGTGTCCGCAGACACATCCACAAACGGTGATGTTGCTGCGCAACCCACAGTGCATGGCTGGAATGGGGAGCCCCAGTTAAATGTACTTCTCAACGAGTTCAACGCCCCAGCGGGGGCACCAAGCGTAGGGTCAGTGCCGGTTTCGGACTTATTACATGCCGAACTGTAGGTATCatgattcctttttttcgTGCTGTTGTGCTGAGCAAGCAAGTGACCAGTTGTATTTTGATCGTGCACACGCTTTCGTTCCCATTCTCAACGCACGGCGCTACCTTTCCTGGACCCGGAATTCCAACAAGTCTGTATCGAGAAGATGCTTGCAGTACGCCATGTGGACGATAACTACATCCATGTCCGTCCAGCTGGAGCATCTATGCGAGCCCCTGTACCAGTCTGTTCGGCAGCTCCTAGGCTATCTACAACTAGTAGATGGTGATTCCGAGGTTGACCAGATAGAGCATGTTCAGGCTTTACTGATACTTGCTGTTTACGAATTCACTCACCATAACTTCCGTCGCGGGTGGGTGAGCGCCGGTCAGGGCATCCGACTTGTGCAGCTGATGGACCTGCACAAGCTTGATCTTGATAAGGCGAACAATACAGGATCTCACCAAGCGAGTACATTGGAGGATCTCGTCTgtgcggaggagaagcgtCGCGTCTTCTGGGTAGCGTACATTCTGGACCGACTTATCTCTTTGAGACATGAGAGCCCGTTGACCTTTGACGAGCGAACTGTATGTCATGACAGTCGATGCTCTGATTGCCGGCGTACCTAGCTGATAGTCCGACAGATTGCAACCCGACTGCCCGCCACAGAGGAGACGTTCCAGACAGGTCAATTAAGCCAGATGACTGGTTTCCTCTCGAAAACCATAATTGAAGATAGACCCCTACTCAAAGCAGAGCTTTCGGAAATGGTCATCCTAGCCTCACTTTGTGGGAAAACAGTATTGCACCGACAGCAGGCAGTCGCCGAGCAAGCTGACTGCGGCATATCCAACAGCTTCTGGGAGCGACATCGCTGGCTAGATGCTGTACTAATCAAGAAGAGTCGGACCATCTCGGCAGTCCAGCCAGTAACGCCCACTCTGCCAGCCGAACCGGTGTCTCTCACCCCCAATCTTATGATACAATCGGCTATTCTATACCACTGTATGACGCTGGAACTACTGGCTCGCGCGACTGAGAATAGCGAGACGCTGCGGCAATGTCGACAGCGGGCACTCCTGACTGTACAGGAGATTATCCGACTGACAGAGGCAGTGTTACAGCTGAGTTATTTCGAGGTGAATTGCAaagctctctttcttttcgctaGCTGTACTGATATACGATAGATTTCCCCGTTCACACCGCTTCCCATACTTCTCTGCGCCCAAGTGCTCATGATGTATCAAGAAACAGATGCCTCGTGcgtgctgcagctgcaggaagttTTAGGTATAGTGCAAAATTTGgcgaataataattatctttgcCGGGAGTGGGTTAATCAACACTCTGATCTGTTTGATCTCGAACCCGACTTTGTCCTTGCTGAGGCGGAGAGCCATGGTTAAGTTCGTCGATATTGTACATACATTCTCTATGGAAAGATGCTCAGCCTTATACGCTACGAGACTCGGAAAGCTCGCTTGGGTTGGCCTTGTGACGTGCACTACCATGACGAAAATGGCTCACGGTGAATGAGCAGCCAATGAAGGTAGTTGAGGCGTGGGACTGCCGGATCACGAAAGAGATCGGCTCAATAATGGGCTTCGATGGGGGTGGTCAGGCGGCTTCATCCGCCTATAATATACCTGGTATACCCCGGATCCGCAGCGCCGGTAGATGAAGCTGTGAGATTGCCGTGTGCGGCGGGCTGATGCTTTAGCCGCGGAAACGAGACTCGGCAAGCAACCGTCTTATCAGATCAACTTTAATAAGGCTTGGTTGAATCGATCGATCCACCTTGTGCTTCTCATGGGTAGTCATGGCGTGCCAGGAGATAGAAGTAGAAATGCCTGATCGCTCCCGGTCGGCGGCTGAGCAGGTGTCATCCTTGCCGCAGAATGCGGACCGGGCTTTGGATAGCAGGAGTGAGCCTGTTCCTGAACCGGTCTATCCCCAATGGTAAGCTCACCAACCTACAAGAGGGTCAACGCTTCTGACAACCAAGGCACTATGTCGCCGTTGTGGCAGCCGGGTTCATCGTGATGATCACGACCTGCGCTTTCGTGTTCTCCTTTGGAGTCTACCAATCCCTCTATGAAGAGATGGCCCGCGAACCGAACACTCCTTTTACCGGAAGCACGACTGCGCTCATCGACCTGATCGGCACACTGGCCATTGCGTTAATGTCGATGGCCGGCCCTTTCGCCATGTCCTGGGCGAAGCTCTTCTCCCCACAAGCCGTGATCATCGCCGGCGGCTGGGTATTCGGCATCGCCTACATCCTCGCCAGTTTCAGCAAGGCTCTATGGCACTTTGCTCTGACACAGGGCTTACTCCTGGGCATTGGCACCTGCATGGCCTACGTTCCCACCATGGCGGTCGCCCCAACCTGGTTCAGCAAACGTCGCGGCCTCGCCAtgggcatcatcatctcgggGACCGGCGTGGGGGGCATGATCTGGCCGCCTGCACTACGGGCCATGATCTCCCATGTGGGCTTCCG harbors:
- a CDS encoding uncharacterized protein (COG:S;~EggNog:ENOG410PJX8;~InterPro:IPR036864,IPR007219,IPR001138;~PFAM:PF00172,PF04082;~go_function: GO:0000981 - DNA-binding transcription factor activity, RNA polymerase II-specific [Evidence IEA];~go_function: GO:0003677 - DNA binding [Evidence IEA];~go_function: GO:0008270 - zinc ion binding [Evidence IEA];~go_process: GO:0006351 - transcription, DNA-templated [Evidence IEA];~go_process: GO:0006355 - regulation of transcription, DNA-templated [Evidence IEA]), with protein sequence MSSPSPSSDQPQSRNRPGSACAECRRRKMRCDGKHPQCINCSNAGITCVFNPQPSRRGPKKGHLKTLQVRIANLENILFGQTQDPVSADTSTNGDVAAQPTVHGWNGEPQLNVLLNEFNAPAGAPSVGSVPVSDLLHAELDQLYFDRAHAFVPILNARRYLSWTRNSNKSVSRRCLQYAMWTITTSMSVQLEHLCEPLYQSVRQLLGYLQLVDGDSEVDQIEHVQALLILAVYEFTHHNFRRGWVSAGQGIRLVQLMDLHKLDLDKANNTGSHQASTLEDLVCAEEKRRVFWVAYILDRLISLRHESPLTFDERTIATRLPATEETFQTGQLSQMTGFLSKTIIEDRPLLKAELSEMVILASLCGKTVLHRQQAVAEQADCGISNSFWERHRWLDAVLIKKSRTISAVQPVTPTLPAEPVSLTPNLMIQSAILYHCMTLELLARATENSETLRQCRQRALLTVQEIIRLTEAVLQLSYFEISPFTPLPILLCAQVLMMYQETDASCVLQLQEVLGIVQNLANNNYLCREWVNQHSDLFDLEPDFVLAEAESHG